Proteins encoded together in one Verrucomicrobiia bacterium window:
- a CDS encoding C4-type zinc ribbon domain-containing protein: MLQLQALLRQPAVPRRLQRIQEAEIKKVRHRLPADLRRHFEHLLHHGRSPVAALTESGACGNCHLKLTPSQVLHIHWATEQIHSCPHCGCFLYAPPEMEKRAAA; the protein is encoded by the coding sequence ATGCTTCAACTGCAAGCCCTGCTCCGGCAACCCGCCGTGCCGCGCCGGTTGCAGCGGATTCAGGAAGCGGAAATCAAAAAGGTCCGGCACCGGCTGCCCGCCGACCTGCGGCGGCACTTTGAACATCTGCTTCACCACGGCCGCTCGCCCGTCGCAGCCCTCACCGAATCCGGGGCCTGCGGGAATTGCCACCTTAAGCTGACCCCTTCGCAAGTGCTCCACATCCACTGGGCCACAGAACAAATTCACAGCTGCCCGCATTGCGGTTGCTTTCTTTACGCGCCGCCGGAAATGGAAAAGCGCGCCGCCGCGTGA